A segment of the bacterium genome:
TTAAACACCTCTTGCCTTATCTGAAAGAAGCGGGGTTTTTAAATGATAGTATAGATACGGAGAAATTGACAAAAATAGTGGAACTTTACAAACCACGAATAAGAACGCTTGAGCAAATAGTTAATAACGCCGATTTTTTATTTCAGGATAAACTTAATTACAATGAAAAGGCGGTAAGCAAATTTTTAAAAAGGGATTATGTCTCTTCGCTTTTTGAAAAAGTCGAAAAACGGTTAGAAGAACTACAGTCTTTTAATACGCAGGAAATCGAAAATACTTTAAGGGAACTTGCAGAAGAACTGAAAATGAATGGCGGGGATTTTATTCATCCCCTGAGAGTGGCGATAACCGGAAAAGAAGTATCGCCACCGATTTTTGACACGATGGCTCTATTAGGTAAAGAGAAAACCATACAAAGAATAAAAGACGGCAAAAAACTGGTAGCATAGTAGAACTTCCTATGAATGAACTTCACCCCGTTAGAGATAAAAATCACGCGCTTTATACACACAGTTTGAAGAACAAAGAGAATAATAAACGATACACAGTTGCCGAAGATAGTTTACGTCCACCATTGTGTCTGTGGCGGACTACCTCTAATGAGCTAAAGGTAATATCCTCCGCTAAAGTCAATCTTTTCCTTGAAGTTATAGGGAAAAGACCCGATGGGTACCACAATATAGAAACAATCTTCCAAGAAATAGACCTGCACGATGAAATTTTGATAAGAAAGAAAGCTGAGCAAGGCATTGATATAAAAGTCTCCCCCTCCTTAAATATAACAAAAGAAGATAATATTGCTTACAAAGCCGCCAAATTAATTCAACAAAAGGCGAAAAAAAATAATGGTGGTATTGAAATCTTTATAGAAAAAAGAATTCCTGCGGCAAGAGGTCTTGGCGGAGGAAGTAGTAACGCAGCAGCGGTTTTAAGGGGTTTGAACCAGTTATGGCAACTGAATTTTTCTTTGGAAGAATTGGCGGATTTAGGCAGACAACTCGGTATGGATGTGCCCTTTTTCATTTATGGAGGAACCTGCTTGGGAAC
Coding sequences within it:
- the ispE gene encoding 4-(cytidine 5'-diphospho)-2-C-methyl-D-erythritol kinase — protein: MNELHPVRDKNHALYTHSLKNKENNKRYTVAEDSLRPPLCLWRTTSNELKVISSAKVNLFLEVIGKRPDGYHNIETIFQEIDLHDEILIRKKAEQGIDIKVSPSLNITKEDNIAYKAAKLIQQKAKKNNGGIEIFIEKRIPAARGLGGGSSNAAAVLRGLNQLWQLNFSLEELADLGRQLGMDVPFFIYGGTCLGTERGEVITPVEDFAGFRILIIWPNFPISTADIYKSVSCCLSIGCEQAGLPRNKAGLTKKKRSAKLLLGALKINDFEGVKKHFFNRLEDVAFKNYPLLYQFKQQIKSLYTGDNIIMSGSGSAFFAILPDEGVNEEYIKKEIIKLKGGCYIGKTLPALTRCRRGKPAV